The nucleotide sequence GGTAGCAAAGATCAAGTACTGGCTGGGGAGGGATTACTACAATATCTAATGCTTTATAAATCACTTCAACAACTCTAGCAAAACTCTCACCTTTGAGCCATCACATAAGGAAACTCTTGCCTTGGTCCAGACCATCGATTTCTTGGTTGGTAACAAGCATTAGCAGAAGCAACAAAACTCGGCACATGATCAAAACTCAGTTGCTTAAAGGGTCCGAGGTCAGCGAGCTGCAAGCTACGTTGCTTAGTAATTTGAATTAAATTATCTAAATTAAATTCAATATAGCGTTTCTCTTTATCAGTATAATCAGAACCAAGATCATCTCGAACAAATGTCAAAAATTCAACTCGTTCTTTCACTGGCAAGTCATTAAATTTATTCAAAGCATCAGAAAGCAAAACCTGCGCTGCAAGCAAACATTTGCTCTGATGAATAAGTTCATTGCTACCATTACAAAGCCCAACTACACAACTAGACAAAAAATCCGTACTCTCTGGCTGCTTAGTCACTGCACCAGCTTGCCAATCATCAAACAAACGCAAGCCCTTGTTTATGACAGCAACAAACTCAGGTTTAGTTCTGTGCAAACGTGAATCCACAGCTCGGTGAACCGCTTCTGGAGCTACGACTTGATCTAGACTATCTCCCCTGAGGGTAGAAAGTGCTATTAGTGCCACCAAACTTAAAGGTCGAATTCTAATAGACTCATTGCGAAAGCCCCCTCGAGCTTCACTACGAAGTTTTGCAGGATATCTAAATTCATTATCTACGTTGACAATAGATCTATTATATAAGATCTTTGTAAAATTGGCATTAGACCTGTTTCAAAACAAGTCTATTGTATACTTTCAGGATAACAACTGTGCAGAACCCAGTTTATTATCACCTTATAATTGAAACAATGAACAAAACCCAATCACCAAATCCACTTGCAGCCAAAGTCCAAGACTGGGCATATGGTTTTCTTCATAGCCCAGCTAGTTATGATGGCAAGACTGCTAGTGACATTATCAAAGCGGAGATACAAGAAGCGCAAACTATTTTCAAAAGAGAGCTTCCCAAGCGCAAAGCAAGTGCAACAATGCAAACCGTAAGAACTCAAGACGGGCTTGAACTAGCTTATTGGTTTATCAGCAAAGCTCAAAACACGAAAGTCAAAATTCTTTTACATGGCTCAGGCGGCAACTTTGCCAAAGCCGATAGAGCAGTTGCCTTATTAGATCGCGGATTCAATATCGCAATGATTAGCTATCGCGGTCACTCAGGCAATCCCGGCAAAGCCGATCAAAGATCTATCATCAATGACGTCACAGCAACAATCCAAGCCATCATGCTTGACTATCCAATGCAAGAAATATACCTAGAAGGAAGTTCACTGGGTACTTCTATTCTGGCTCACTCACTCAAACGAATCTATCAAGATGCGCCAACAGGCGAGCAGTTTGCCAGCCTGTTACTTAAAGCTGCTCCTCTCAATCTCAAGGACCGAGATCAAGACACCATCAATAGTCTCAAAGCCGCCGGCATCGACGCCAATCGCGCTCAGCCATTGCTTAACAAACTATGGAACCAAGAAGACGCCTACTCCAAAATCCGCGCAGCTGAAATTATCATCGTCCACGGCAGCCTAGATGACGTAGTTCCAGTTGAACACGCCAGCAAAATCAAAGATATACTGGCACGTAACAATTCAAATATAACTTTGCGAATTATTGATGGCGAGGGACATCAATTGAATTTGAATCAGTATGGGGTTTGGTAGATTACCGCTTACGTAACGAAACTAAGATTCTTTAGTCCTATGCTGATTCAGCCTTTGCATCCCAGGCGATAAACTGTAGGTTCCATATCTACCCCCTGGTGCACTCATTAAATTGTTTCGTCTGGATGGTTTATCAGTAATAGCAGTAAAAGCAAGTTCCTTCATGTCTGGATCATGCTTAAGTGCGCTCCATGGAAGGTACCCCTTAAACTGTAGAACTATTGTTCAGTTTAAGGGGTACCTTCCTTTATTTCGTCTCAGAACGTTAAATTATCAAATATAATTGATATCTATACTAATTTTATCGTAAATATCAAATAAGATTGATATTTAATATTAAAATGACAATTATTACAAATATATTTGATATTTGATTGGATTCTGCGGTATAATATCCAATATATTTGATATTATGGCAGACAATAGTTGGGCTAAAGTTTATTTTCGAAACAAGGAGAGCCTTGCTGGCATTTTAGAGCAAAGGCCAGGTGGTGATTATTTATTTGTTTATGATGAAGAATTTCAAAAGCAAGGGATCTCTATTTCAACTCGATTGCCTGTAAGTAGAAGAGAACACTTGAGTCAAAATGTTTTGCACCCGTTTTTCGATAATTTAATTGCAGAAGGTCCATTAGCGAAGATGCAAGCCAAAGCAATAGGAGCTAAAGAAACTGATCGTTTTAAATTATTAATGGCTTTTGGTTATGATTTGATTGGTGCAGTAACAATTGTTGACCCGAATCCTAATTACGAAATCAAAATTGATACAGAAGATTATTTCCATGAACTTAGTCTACGT is from Cyanobacteriota bacterium and encodes:
- a CDS encoding prolyl oligopeptidase family serine peptidase is translated as MNKTQSPNPLAAKVQDWAYGFLHSPASYDGKTASDIIKAEIQEAQTIFKRELPKRKASATMQTVRTQDGLELAYWFISKAQNTKVKILLHGSGGNFAKADRAVALLDRGFNIAMISYRGHSGNPGKADQRSIINDVTATIQAIMLDYPMQEIYLEGSSLGTSILAHSLKRIYQDAPTGEQFASLLLKAAPLNLKDRDQDTINSLKAAGIDANRAQPLLNKLWNQEDAYSKIRAAEIIIVHGSLDDVVPVEHASKIKDILARNNSNITLRIIDGEGHQLNLNQYGVW